GAAAAGCTCCCGCCCTTGCGCTACTCTCATTCCAGTGAATGTTGTTAAAGCTCGATGTGCCGAGTCCGCCGAGGCCATATCCTACCGTACACCCGAGGCAGAGCATGAGTGCAAGGGATTGTACGGTGAGGGCAGCGGCTGCCGCTGTGACGACTGTGGCAGAGACAAGAAACGCTGCTGTCATCACCGTTCCCAGAGCGCCGGCAGCACCGAGAGCTACACCGGCTGAGGCCATAGAAGCGGCAAATGCTCCGGCTCCCAGAGCTGCCCCGGCCACTGCAAGGCCGGTGGCGCCGGTGATGGCCAGGGCTGCTGTTCCAAGACCGGCGGCGCCCGCGCCTGCGAGAGCTATTCCGGCCGAGGCCATAGAGGCACCAAATGCTCCGGCACCGAGAGCAGCTCCCGTTACGGCAAGGCCGGTGGCGCCGATTACGCCCATGGCCGCCGAGCCAATGCCTGCGGCACCTAATGCACCTGCACCGGCAAGTGCTACGCCAGCCGATGCCGTAGATGCAGCAAAGGCTCCTGCGCCGAGGGCTCCTCCCCCTACGGCAAGGCCGGTGGCGGCGATGGGGAATGCGGCCATGACGCCTAAGGCTGTGCCGAGTCCGCGACCGAAACTTGCCCAGCGTTTACTGCTGACAAAGGTCATCCGCTGAGCCCAGTTGCCTTTAAACCGGCTGCTGAGCCAGCTTTCTCCCGTTGGATCTGTAAAGTTGACGGGGTTGTTATTGGCATACTGGTATCTATCCCAGTTATCAAAGCCGGCACGTTCTGTATGCACGGGATCAGGCTGCAAGAAACGTCCCGTTTCTGGATCATAGAGTCGTGCTTTGTAGTTATACAGGCCGGTCTCGCGTTCCAACTCCTGTCCGGTAAACATGAACGTCTCGCCATAGTGAATGCCGTTTCTATCGGG
This region of Leptonema illini DSM 21528 genomic DNA includes:
- a CDS encoding RHS repeat-associated core domain-containing protein, with the translated sequence MFSRIILFRHTDPAGSRMRGGFANGLFKGSSEGGESNIMSVLGAFYFISTHNGSTDIVTNSDGVAVARFVYEPFGRVNSDLTDLDPDRNGIHYGETFMFTGQELERETGLYNYKARLYDPETGRFLQPDPVHTERAGFDNWDRYQYANNNPVNFTDPTGESWLSSRFKGNWAQRMTFVSSKRWASFGRGLGTALGVMAAFPIAATGLAVGGGALGAGAFAASTASAGVALAGAGALGAAGIGSAAMGVIGATGLAVTGAALGAGAFGASMASAGIALAGAGAAGLGTAALAITGATGLAVAGAALGAGAFAASMASAGVALGAAGALGTVMTAAFLVSATVVTAAAAALTVQSLALMLCLGCTVGYGLGGLGTSSFNNIHWNESSARAGAFLGGAIQVLAIAILSGYAGGLEFVEWASAACPTAWGYLQTGLTYLKYALMVYDVASLSMDGHVYTMLQLAFSEKLSLLGVPLFGWKALAFALDRIYDEYERRL